A window of the Limanda limanda chromosome 8, fLimLim1.1, whole genome shotgun sequence genome harbors these coding sequences:
- the cnot1 gene encoding CCR4-NOT transcription complex subunit 1 isoform X3, whose product MNLDSLSLALSQISYLVDNLIKKNYRASQQEIQHIVNRHGPEADRHLLRCLFSHVDFSGDGKSSGKDFHQTQFLIQECVSLISKPNFISTLCYAIDNPLHYQKSLKPSAHLFTQLSKVLKLSKVQEVIFGLALLNSSNTDLRGFAALFVKQKLPDLLRSYVDADLGGNQEGGFQDIAIEVLHLLLSHLLFGQKGASGVGQEQIDAFLKTLCRDFPQERCPVVLAPLLYPEKRDILMDRILPDSGELAKTMMESSLSEFMQEVGYGFCASVDECRNIILQYGVREVTASQVARVLGMMARTHSGLTDGIPLQSISAPGSGIWSDGKDKNDGSQAHTWNVEVLIDVVKEVNPSLNFKEVTYELDHAGFSIRDSKGLQIVVYGIQRGLGIEVFPVDLIYRPWKHAEGQLSFIQHSLMSPEVFCFADYPCHNVATDILKAPPEDDNREIATWKSLDLVESLLRLSEVGQYEQVKQLFSFPIKLCPDMLVLALLQISTSWHTLRHELISTLMPIFLGNHPNSAIILHYAWHGQGQSPSIRQLIMHSMAEWYMRGEQYDQAKLSRILDVAQDLKSLSMLLNGTPFAFVIDLAALASRREYLKLDKWLTDKIREHGEPFIQACVTFLKRRCPSIMGGLAPDKDQPKSAQLPPETLQTMLACLQSCAGSVSQELSETILTMFANCSNVMTKARQPPPGVMPKGRAPSTSSLDAISPVQMDPLSGMGSLNIGSTATSHTQSMQGFPTSLSSAFSNPQSPAKAFPPLPNPNPSTPFGGIGSLSSQLPGMDSGPLSTGISSSISASLGMPTVSTDPFGTRKMSTPGLNPPTFQQTDLSQVWPEANQHFSKEIDDEANSYFQRIYNHPPHPTMSVDEVLEMLQRFKDSNIKREREVFNCMLRNLFEEYRFFPQYPDKELHITACLFGGIIEKGLVTYMALGLALRYVLEALRKPYGSKMYYFGIAALDRFKNRLKDYPQYCQHLASIAHFLQFPHHLQEYIEYGQQSRDPPVKMQGSITTPGSLALAQVQSQSQQPGGPKAPPPGPPSTLVTPTTTTATAAKTTTITRPTPGTFKKDVPPSINTTNIDTLLVATDQNERIVEPPENVQEKIAFIFNNLSQSNMTQKVEELKETVKDEFMPWVSQYLVMKRVSIEPNFHSLYSNFLDTLKNPEFVKMVLNETYRNIKVLLTSDKAAANFSDRSLLKNLGHWLGMITLAKNKPILYTDLEVKSLLLEAYLKGQQELLYVVPFVAKVLESSLRSMVFRPQNPWTMAIMNVLAELHQEHDLKLNLKFEIEVLCKNLSLDINDLKPGTLLKDKDTLKCLEEQLSAPKKEAKPPEELLPVSTTVFMPTGDFVPFAAPPSTPAATTPACTTTGPPTPQFSYHDINVYALAGLAPHININVNIPLLQAHPQLKQCVRQSVERAVQELVHPVVDRSIKIAMTTCEQIIRKDFALDSEESRMRVAAHHMMRNLTAGMAMITCREPLLMSIATNLKNSFAAALRAPTPQQREMMEEAAARIAQDNCELACCFIQKTAVEKAGPEMDKRLATEFELRKHARQEGRRYCDPVVLTYQAERMPEQIRLKVGGVDPKQLAVYEEFARNVPGFLPSNDLSQPTGFLAQPMKQQAWATDDVAQIYDKCMADLEQHLHAIPPALAMNPLTQSLRSLLEAVALARNSRDGIAALGLLQKAVEGLLDATSGADADLLLRYRECHLLVLKALQDGRAYGPQWCNKQITRCLIECRDEYKYNVEAVELLIRNHLVNMQQYDLHLAQSMENGLHYMAVAFAMQLVKLLLVDERSVSHVTEADLFHTIETLMRTCAHSRANAPEGLPQLMDVVRSNYEAMIDRAHGGPNFMMHSGISQASEYDDPPGLREKAEYLLREWVNLYHSAAAGRDSTKAFSAFVGQMHGQGILKTDDLITRFFRLCTEMCVEISYRAQAEQQHNPAASAAIIRAKCYHNLDAFVRLIALLVKHSGEATNTVTKINLLNKVLGIVVGVLIQDHDVRQTEFQQLPYHRIFIMLLLELNAPEHVLETINFQTLTAFCNTFHILRPTKAPGFVYAWLELISHRIFIARMLAHTPQQKGWPMYAQLLIDLFKYLAPFLRNVELNKPMQILYKGTLRVLLVLLHDFPEFLCDYHYGFCDVIPPNCIQLRNLILSAFPRNMRLPDPFTPNLKVDMLSEINIAPRILTNFTGVMPSQFKKDLDSYLKTRSPVTFLSELRSNLQVSNEPGNRYNIQLINALVLYVGTQAIAHIHNKGSTPSMSTITHSAHMDIFQNLAVDLDTEGRYLFLNAIANQLRYPNSHTHYFSCTMLYLFAEANTEAIQEQITRVLLERLIVNRPHPWGLLITFIELIKNPAFKFWSHDFVHCAPEIEKLFQSVAQCCMGQKQAQQVMEGTGAS is encoded by the exons ATGAATCTTGATTCGCTCTCGCTGGCACTGTCTCAGATCAGCTATCTGGTGGACAATttgataaagaaaaactacCGAGCCAGCCAGCAGGAAATACAACAT ATTGTGAATCGTCACGGTCCAGAGGCAGACAGGCATCTACTACGCTGCCTCTTCTCTCATGTGGATTTCAGTGGCGATGGTAAAAGCAGTGGCAAGGACTTTCACCAG ACACAGTTTCTGATCCAGGAGTGTGTGTCGCTGATTTCGAAGCCAAACTTTATCTCAACTTTGTGTTACGCCATTGACAATCCCCTACACTACCAGAAG AGTTTGAAGCCATCGGCCCATTTATTCACTCAACTGAGTAAAGTTCTTAAGCTCAGCAAGGTCCAAGAG GTTATATTTGGACTTGCTTTGCTCAATTCCAGCAACACAGACCTTCGTGGCTTTG cTGCACTGTTCGTCAAGCAGAAACTTCCAGATCTCCTGCGGTCATACGTGGACGCTGATCTCGGAGGAAACCAGGAAGGTGGCTTTCAAGACATTGCCATAGAGGTCTTGCACCTACTGCTCTCCCATCTTCTGTTTGGCCAGAAGGGAGCCAGTGGGGTAGGGCAAGAGCAGATTGACGCCTTCCTGAAGACACTTTGCCGAG ATTTTCCCCAGGAGCGCTGCCCTGTGGTGCTCGCACCACTGCTGTACCCTGAAAAACGGGACATTCTCATGGACAGGATCCTACCAGACTCGGGGGAGTTGGCTAagaccatgatggagagttCTCTCTCAGAGTTCATGCAAGAAGTTGGCTATGGCTTCTGTGCAAG TGTGGATGAGTGCAGAAATATAATCCTCCAATATGGGGTGAGAGAGGTGACGGCCAGCCAGGTAGCCAGGGTCCTAGGCATGATGGCACGCACCCACTCTGGTCTAACTGATGGTATCCCCCTACAG TCCATCTCTGCTCCAGGTAGTGGTATCTGGAGTGATGGTAAGGATAAGAACGACGGCTCGCAGGCCCACACATGGAATGTCGAGGTTCTCATCGACGTTGTCAAAGAAGTT AATCCCAGCCTTAACTTCAAAGAGGTGACGTACGAACTGGACCACGCAGGTTTTTCCATCCGTGACAGTAAAGGCCTGCAGATTGTGGTGTACGGCATTCAGAGGGGATTGGGCATTGAGGTGTTCCCTGTCGATCTCATCTATCGGCCATGGAAACACGCAGAGGGACAG cTGTCGTTCATTCAACACTCCCTGATgagtccagaagtgttttgctTTGCTGACTACCCCTGTCACAATGTGGCCACTGACATCCTGAAGGcaccaccagaggatgacaACCGGGAGATTGCCACATG GAAAAGTCTGGACCTGGTTGAGAGCCTGCTCAGGCTGTCGGAGGTGGGCCAGTACGAGCAGGTGAAGCAGTTGTTCAGCTTCCCAATCAAACTCTGCCCAGACATGTTGGTGTTGGCATTACTGCAGATCTCCACCTCCTGGCACACACTGCGCCATGAGCTCATCTCGACCCTAATGCCCATCTTTCTGGGCAACCACCCAAACTCTGCCATTATCCTGCACTACGCCTGGCATGGACAG GGACAGTCTCCATCCATCCGTCAGTTAATAATGCATTCGATGGCCGAGTGGTACATGAGAGGGGAGCAGTACGACCAAGCCAAGCTGTCTCGCATCCTGGACGTGGCCCAGGACTTGAAG tcTCTATCGATGCTGCTGAATGGTACTCCATTTGCCTTTGTTATTGACCTCGCTGCACTTGCCTCGCGCCGTGAATACCTCAAACTTGATAAATGGCTGACTGACAAAATCAGAGAGCATGGG GAACCGTTTATCCAGGCGTGTGTGACATTCCTAAAGAGGCGCTGCCCATCCATTATGGGGGGTCTGGCCCCTGATAAGGACCAGCCCAAAAGTGCCCAGCTTCCGCCTGAGACCTTACAAACAATGCTGGCCTGCCTGCAGTCCTGTGCTGG GAGTGTGTCCCAGGAGTTGTCGGAGACTATCCTCACGATGTTCGCCAACTGCAGCAATGTGATGACTAAAGCTCGGCAGCCACCACCAGGGGTGATGCCCAAGGGACGTGctcccagcaccagcagcctgGATGCCATCTCACCTGTGCAG ATGGACCCTCTGTCTGGCATGGGTTCCTTGAACATAGGGAGCACAGCCACCTCACACACTCAGAGCATGCAAGGTTTCCCCACCTCACTGAGTTCAGCTTTTAGTAATCCCCAGTCCCCAGCTAAGGCCTTCCCCCCACTGCCCAACCCCAACCCCAGCACACCATTTGGGGGAATTGGCAGTCTGTCCTCACAGCTCCCTGGTATGGACTCTG GTCCCTTGAGCACAGGCATCAGCTCTAGCATTAGCGCCAGCCTGGGGATGCCAACTGTAAGCACTGACCCGTTTGGCACCAGGAAGATGAGCACACCAGGCCTGAATCCACCTACCTTTCAGCAGA CTGACCTTTCTCAGGTGTGGCCCGAGGCAAACCAGCACTTTAGCAAAGAGATAGACGATGAGGCAAACAGTTACTTCCAGCGCATCTACAACCACCCACCTCACCCGACCATGTCCGTGGATGAA GTACTCGAGATGCTGCAGAGGTTCAAGGATTCAAACATCAAGCGGGAGCGAGAGGTCTTCAACTGCATGCTTCGGAACTTGTTTGAGGAATACCGGTTCTTCCCCCAGTACCCAGACAAGGAGCTGCACATCACTGCCTGCCTTTTTGGTGGAATTATCGAGAAGGGTCTTGTCACCTACATGGCCCTTGGCCTAGCCCTCCGATATGTCCTTGAAGCCTTAAGAAAGCCCTATGGATCCAAAATGTATTACTTTGGAATAGCTGCCCTAGATAGGTTCAAAAACAG ACTAAAGGACTATCCTCAGTATTGTCAACACTTGGCTTCAATTGCCCACTTCTTGCAGTTTCCCCACCATTTACAAGAG TATATCGAGTATGGCCAACAGTCACGGGACCCTCCGGTGAAGATGCAAGGCTCCATCACCACACCTGGCAGTCTGGCCCTGGCACAAGTTCAATCCCAATCGCAGCAACCTGGCGGCCCTAAAGCCCCACCACCAGGTCCGCCCAGCACCCTCGTCACCCCCACCACGACTACAGCCACAGCAGCAAAGACCACCACAATAACAAGACCAACGCCCGGCACCTTCAAGAAGGATGTGCCG CCCTCCATAAACACCACCAACATTGACACACTGTTGGTGGCCACTGACCAAAATGAAAGGATTGTAGagcctccagagaatgtccaggAGAAGATCGCTTTTATCTTCAACAACCTGTCCCAGTCCAACATGACACAGAAG GTGGAGGAGTTGAAAGAGACCGTGAAGGATGAGTTTATGCCCTGGGTGTCTCAGTACCTCGTGATGAAGCGTGTCAGCATTGAGCCCAACTTCCACAGTCTGTACTCCAACTTTCTGGACACTCTCAAGAACCCAGAGTTTGTCAAGATGGTCCTCAATGAGACTTACAGGAACATCAAG GTGCTCTTGACCTCGGACAAGGCTGCTGCCAATTTCTCTGATCGCTCCCTGCTGAAGAATCTGGGCCACTGGTTGGGGATGATAACACTGGCTAAGAACAAGCCCATCCTCTACACA GATCTGGAAGTCAAGTCTCTGCTGCTAGAAGCCTACTTGAAAGGCCAGCAGGAATTACTCTATGTGGTTCCCTTTGTGGCCAAGGTTTTGGAATCTAGTCTGCGGAGCATG GTTTTCAGGCCCCAGAATCCCTGGACTATGGCCATCATGAATGTCCTTGCTGAGCTTCATCAGGAACATGACCTCAAG cttaACTTAAAGTTTGAAATTGAAGTTCTTTGTAAGAACTTGTCTCTGGACATAAACGACCTGAAGCCTGGAACCCTCCTGAAGGACAAGGACACGCTGAAGTGTCTGGAGGAGCAACTTTCTGCACCAAAGAAGGAGGCAAAACCCCCAGAGGAGTTGCTACCAGTCTCTACCACAG TCTTTATGCCAACAGGGGACTTTGTCCCATTCGCAGCTCCTCCCTCAACCCCAGCGGCCACCACCCCCGCCTGCACAACCACTGGGCCCCCAACCCCACAGTTCAGTTACCATGACATCAATGTGTACGCCTTGGCTGGCCTGGCTCCACACATCAATATAAATGTCAAT ATCCCGCTGCTACAGGCCCATCCTCAGTTGAAGCAGTGTGTACGGCAATCAGTAGAGCGAGCCGTCCAGGAGCTAGTGCATCCTGTGGTTGATCGCTCTATTAAAATTGCTATGACAACCTGTGAGCAGATCATCAGGAAGGACTTTGCCCTGGATTCAGAGGAGTCCCGCATGCGCGTCGCTGCCCATCATATGATGAGAAACCTGACCGCGGGCATGGCCATGATCACCTGCCGCGAGCCGCTGCTCATGAGCATCGCCACCAACCTGAAGAACAGTTTTGCTGCTGCTCTCAGG GCACCAACCCCACAACAAAGGGAAATGATGGAAGAGGCTGCTGCTCGGATCGCTCAAGACAACTGTGAATTAGCTTGTTGTTTCATCCAGAAAACGGCTGTGGAGAAGGCTGGTCCTGAAATGGACAAGAGACTGGCCACG GAGTTTGAGCTGAGGAAGCACGCACGCCAGGAGGGACGGCGTTATTGTGATCCTGTTGTCTTGACTTACCAAGCTGAACGAATGCCCGAGCAGATCAGACTTAAG GTCGGAGGAGTGGACCCGAAGCAACTGGCTGTGTATGAGGAGTTTGCCAGAAATGTTCCCGGTTTCCTCCCCAGTAATGATCTCTCACAACCCACTGGCTTCCTGGCTCAGCCCATGAAG CAACAGGCATGGGCCACAGACGATGTGGCTCAGATCTACGATAAGTGCATGGCAGACTTAGAGCAACATCTTCATGCTATCCCCCCCGCCCTCGCCATGAACCCCTTGACCCAGTCCCTGCGCAGCCTGCTGGAGGCAGTGGCTCTGGCACGGAACTCCAGGGACGGCATCGCCGCACTTGGCCTCCTGCAGAAG GCTGTTGAAGGTCTTCTTGATGCCACTAGTGGGGCTGATGCCGACTTGCTGCTCCGCTACAGAGAGTGCCACCTGCTGGTGCTCAAAGCCCTGCAGGACGGACGTGCCTATGGACCACAGTGGTGCAATAAGCAGATCACCAG GTGTCTGATAGAATGCCGTGATGAGTACAAATACAACGTAGAAGCTGTTGAGCTTCTGATCAGGAACCATCTTGTGAATATGCAGCAGTATGATTTACACCTGGCACAG tCAATGGAAAATGGATTGCACTATATGGCAGTTGCGTTCGCCATGCAGCtagtgaagctgctgctggtggatgAACGCAGCGTCAGCCATGTCACAGAGGCCGACCTCTTCCACACCATTGAGACGCTGATGAGGACTTGTGCACACTCCAGGGCCAACGCACCTGAGGG TCTTCCCCAGCTCATGGATGTTGTTCGCTCCAACTACGAAGCCATGATTGACCGGGCCCACGGTGGACCCAACTTTATGATGCACTCTGGGATTTCACAGGCTTCAGAGTACGACGATCCCCCAGGCCTGAGGGAGAAGGCGGAGTACCTGTTGAGGGAATGGGTGAACCTGTAtcactcagctgctgctggcaGGGACAGTACCAAAGCATTCTCTGCCTTTGTTGGCCAG ATGCACGGACAGGGAATCTTAAAGACCGATGACCTGATCACAAGGTTCTTCCGGCTGTGCACAGAAATGTGTGTGGAGATCAGCTATCGGGCCCAAGCTGAGCAGCAACACAACCCAGCAGCCAGCGCAGCCATCATCCGAGCCAAGTGTTACCACAACCTGGATGCATTCGTTAGGCTGATAGCGCTGCTGGTCAAACACTCTGGAGAGGCCACCAACACAGTGACAAAGATCAACCTACTCAACAAG GTGCTGGGTATCGTTGTCGGGGTGTTGATCCAGGACCATGATGTCCGTCAGACAGAATTCCAGCAGCTGCCATACCACCGCATTTTCATCATGCTGCTGTTGGAGCTCAATGCTCCTGAACACGTCCTTGAGACCATCAACTTCCAGACACTCACTGCCTTCTG CAATACCTTCCACATCTTGAGACCCACCAAGGCACCTGGCTTCGTGTACGCCTGGCTGGAACTCATCTCCCATCGCATCTTCATCGCCAGAATgctcgcacacacaccacagcagaAG GGTTGGCCCATGTACGCACAGCTGCTGATTGATCTCTTCAAGTACCTGGCACCTTTCCTGAGGAATGTAGAACTCAACAAACCTATGCAAATCCTCTACAAG GGTACACTGCGAGTGCTCCTGGTCCTGCTGCACGACTTCCCAGAGTTCCTGTGTGACTATCACTACGGCTTCTGTGACGTTATTCCACCAAACTGCATCCAGCTCCGCAACCTCATCCTCAGTGCCTTCCCACGCAACATGAGGCTCCCGGACCCGTTCACACCCAATCTCAAG GTGGACATGCTGAGTGAGATCAACATCGCTCCCCGTATCCTCACCAACTTCACGGGCGTCATGCCCTCCCAGTTCAAGAAGGACCTGGACTCGTATCTGAAGACCCGATCACCAGTCACTTTCCTCTCAGAGCTGCGCAGCAACCTGCAG gtgTCCAATGAGCCAGGAAATCGCTACAACATCCAGCTGATCAACGCCCTGGTGCTGTACGTCGGCACACAGGCCATCGCTCACATCCACAACAAGGGCAGCACGCCCTCCATGAGCACCATCACCCACTCTGCACACATGGACATCTTCCAGAACCTGGCTGTGGACCTGGACACTGAGG GGCGTTACCTGTTCCTGAACGCGATCGCAAATCAGCTGCGTTACCCCAACAGTCACACCCACTACTTCAGCTGCACCATGCTCTACCTGTTCGCTGAAGCCAACACAGAGGCCATCCAGGAGCAGATCACCAG GGTTCTGCTGGAGAGGCTGATTGTGAACAGGCCACACCCCTGGGGTCTCCTCATCACCTTCATCGAGCTGATCAAGAATCCTGCCTTCAAGTTCTGGAGCCACGACTTTGTGCACTGTGCCCCTGAGATTGAAAA GCTGTTCCAGTCCGTGGCCCAGTGCTGCATGGGACAGAAGCAGGCCCAGCAGGTGATGGAAGGTACCGGAGCCAGCTAG